The sequence ATactaaataaagaataaatgcATCGACAATTGAAAAgactataaataaatttatagagtttatctaaaaaaaccaaacaatcaTCATCAGAACAACCAAacatccttaaaaaaaacaacaattccATTCAAACTATAAAAAGAAACTACCTTTAGAAATTGCaatagatgaagaagaagaagtaacaGCGAGAGCCATTtggattttgagaaattttttctaACAAACTTTGTTTAAggatttgggtttgtgggttttagATTTTTCTGTTTCGATTTAAGTTCTAAAAATTTCAATGTGTGGTGGCGAATAATGAATTCATATTAAATAAGGAACCAAGGGGGGAAAGGTATGTTTCAATTTGTTTGTGTGATCTAAATTACTCTTGCAGAAGCCGTGTAATTATGGGTGTGAAAAATTGTAAACGTGAGTCCTAAACGTGAGACTCGCATTTAGGAAGAGAAGAGCCCTAAACATGAGTCTCTCTTGACTCCGATTATGTagttaaaaaagttaaataattttgtattaaaaaaataataatgatgttaaaaataataataatgatgtagTAAGCCTTGGAGGgttcaacaaaaagtcaaaagtcTTTATCATCATCTCTTTCAATTCTCTGTTTCTTATGAACATTCATGCTTCCTACCATGGCTTCAATTTActgtgtgtgttttctttgtGAAAATTTGAGTGAGTATGAAGGGTTTCGACCTTGGCAGGAGTTTATAcatgttgaaatttttgttatagaattttagttgaaatagaattttcaagctcttgaaatatatatctaatagagttttacttaaattaaattattataacacttgataagataattataagatataagatataaaaactaaaataaaaagaatctaaaatgaaaagaaaaagaaaatagtggtgacgtggaaaattgtgggagtttcagaggattcggttatatatatataaatatatatatatatatattatgatttttttttttaaagcttttggGCCTTTTGTGCTTTTGTCTCACCTTTGgccaaaaaaacaataacttttaaaaaaaaatattcttatttttatccTTTAGTTATCacctttaataaaaacaaaacaaaccaacATTATGGATGCCAAACTCACTCTTAATttattgaaactttttttaatttagtgatgagatattatattaaattataaagaTTAGAAAATTATTGTAATGGAACCGAGATCTaagaatttatttaaaaaataaaaatcaaattatttttagataaaaaaggTAATTACCAATTATCCCCTATGATTTCGGCTTATTACAATTTAATCACAAAATTTACCTCTAAAttttggattaaaatgaaattgttaaCATTTTGTCCAAATTAAATGTTTTCTCAGTTGTGTGGGGgcatataagaaattttatgAAGCTAAATGGACAAATATACCCTTTCTCTCCTCTTTCTTAATAAATGAATATAGTGATGAAATATGAAGACAACTTGAAAATTGCAAGTGCCAATGACATTCCCAATGAAGTGGTGGCGAACATTTTGCAACCTGGCGGTCTTTGTAATTGATGATGTACAAAAATCGCCAGTGAGTTGATCGTCCACGCATGTGCCAATGGGTGTACCtaaagaacaaaagagaagaaccaaTCAAAAGGTACCGATGGGgtaccggccaaagaccctctgAGGGTTAAGTCAATGATAAAAGAATCTTCAAGAACTAAGAGTGCAAGAGCTAGGAAGAATTCGTGTACCTCAAGAGGGGTAAGGTTTGTGGCTTATATAGTGGTAGAGAGTTGATCTGAATCCCTTGATATGGGGGAGTTTCCTTGTAGGGAGAAGGCCCCCAAGATATTCAGGATCATGTTTCCATTTATGAGAGATCTGATTGCACGGTAGGGCCTTTGGTCGTGGTGCGCTAGTAATTTCCATGTAAGGACGTGTGGATAGGCCTCACACAACTGTGGGGAAATCCTAGGGAAGGGTTCGTTCGAACCAGGGATCGGCTGGCCCGACGATCCACAAGAGGGTCGTCCCTCGTTGAAGCTGACCGTCCCTCTGGGACTGGTCGTCCCCCTGGGACGAATCGTCCCTCTAGGGCTAGTCGTCCCTCTAAGATGGATCACCCTTCTGGGACTGGTCAACACCCGTAGAGGTTGACTGTCCCTTTTGAGAGGCTATCTTCTCCTCTGAGGGCATCCTGGATCGTTTGTCCATCCCTTAGGTAGGACTCGGGATTGGATCAATTGCCATGGGCACCCTTGATCATATGTCCATCCTTTAGGTAAGACTTGGGATTGGATCAAGTGCACGAGGACATCTTTGATCGTCTGTCCAACCCttaggtaggacttaggattGGATCAGGTGCACGAGAGCATCCTAGATCGTCTATCCATCCCTTAGGTAGGACTCTGGTTTTCATAAGCCTTTCCTTTTTCATAGATTATAataattccaaaaataactGAATAGAAATATCTATAACTTGCCATTTGATTAGCGAAAAAGCTGGTCTGTCAACtacttaaacaaaaagaaagcaatatcATAAGCAATAACCTCAGTTGTTGTTGGTGTACTACTGATAGTATCTCCCGAGGTGGTTAGTATTCCAAGGATGGTGTAGCCTCTGTCCATCGAGCGTCTCCAAGTAGTAGGTACCCTTCCTGTTGCAATCAACGATCCCGTATAgaccttcccaattgggtcctaacttCCCTTGCGTGGGATCTTTGGTGGCCGTGGTCACTTTCTTGATGACAAGGTCCCCGATGCTGAAGTGTCGAGGCTTTACCTTGCCGTTATAGTGTTTGGCCATGAGGTCTTGGTATTGGGTCATTCGTTGCTCCACGGCCACCCTTACCTCGTCTAGATTCAAGTGCGGACGGATCCCTTCTTCATTCCTCCCTTCATCATGGTGGGCTATCTTGTAGCTTGTTATTCCCACTTTTGTGGGGATGACAGCTTCGCTCTCGAATGCTAGACGGAACGGTGTTTCTCCCGTGGGCGTCCGAGTTGTTATTCTGTATGCCTATAAGACGCTTGGTAGCTCATCCGGCCATATCACCTTTGCCCCCTCCAGTCGAGTTTTAACCAATTTGAGCAAGGATCGGTTTGTAACCTCAACTTGCTCGTTGGCTTATAAGTGGGTGGGTGAAGAGTAGTGGTTCTTAATCCCCAACTGATTACAAAAGTCTCTGAACGCATCGTTGTCAAACTGTTTGCCATTGTCGGAGACAAGGACCTTGGGATCCCAAATCGACAGATAATGCTCTTCTAGACGAAGCTGCAAACATTCTTCTCCGAGATAGTTGCCAGTGGTTttgcttctacccatttggtgaagtagtcaatccCCACAACTAGGAATTTCAATTGTCACATTGTCATTGGAAAGGGTTTCATAATGTCTAGTCCctattgtgcgaaaggccataAGGCGTTCAATTGGGTGAGAGGTTTGGACGGCTGCCTTATGACATTGCTGAAGCATTGGCACTTTTCACATGTCTTCATGTAGGATTGGGCATCCctctgcattgtaggccaatagtaccCTGCTCGTATGAGCTTATGGACCAGTGACTGTGCCCTTAAGTGGTTACCACACACCCCTTCATGGACTTCCCCCATGATGTAGTCCGCTTTGTCGGGGGTCAAACACCTTAGGTATGGTCGGGAGAAACCTTTCTTGTACAGTACATCCGCTATCAGCACGAAGCGTGCTACCAAACTTTCAATCGTCGGGATTCATTGCGGTCTTCAGGAAGTGTCCCGTTCTTAAGGTAAGAGATAATCGGAGTTGTCCAGTCAGCGCCCTTTGGAATCATCTGTATCTCCAATTCTTCAATGGCAGGGAACTGCTAGACAAAGGATAGGATCTGTTAGTTGACCGTAATGTATTCCGCGGATGCAGCTTTGGCCAACCAATCGACGCGTTCGTTTTCTTCTCCTGCGACTTGTAAGAATTTTACCATGAAGGTTTGATTGGTCAGTCTTCGAATAAGGTTGAGATAATTTTTCATCCATTCTCCCTTGGTTTCGTAATCCCCATTGATATGTCCAATGACAACTTGGGAGTCGCTATGAAGAACAACCGATGAGGCCCTAGTTGCTTTTGCCAAATCAAGCCCTATGAGAATGGGTTCGTATTCTACCTCATTATTAGTCATTGGGAATTGGTGTCAGACGGCACACTTAATGATATCCCCTTCAAGGGATTGAAGGACCACTCCGATCCCTCCAGCCTGCTTGTTGGACGATCCGTTTGTCTAGACCTTCCAAAGGGTTGCCACCCAATCGTCAATTTCATTCGTTGTGAATTTTTCAATGAAGTTAGCTAAAGCTTGGGCCTTGATCATGGTCCTCGGGCGGTATTGTATGTCGAGTTCGCTCAACTCTATCGCCCATAGGACCAATCATCCAACGGCCTCTGGTTTATCCATTGTCTTCTGAAGAGGCTTGTCTATTTGAACCACTATGGTATGTGCTTGGAAGTATGGCCTGAGCTTGTTGGCTACTATGATCAAAGTAAAAGCTAACTTCTCCATAGGTGGGTATCTTGCTTCCGCCCCTTTGAGTGCTTAACTTGTGTAGTATACTGGCAACTGTACATGATCTTCTTCTCGGATCAGAGCCAAACTGACGGCTGTGGGAGACACAGCCAAATATAGGAAGAGATCTTCGTTGGGTTTCAATGGACTTAGGAGTGGTGGGGAGGCCAAGTATGCCTTCAATTCTTTGAATGCTCTCTGACATTCGTTGGTCCAAAAGCTTTCCTCGAGGTCTTGAATAATGGtaggcatttgtccgttgccCTTGAGACGAATCTGTTGAGTGCTGCAACTCTTCCGTTTAGGCTTTGTACCTCATTGACGTTCCTCGGAGGGTTCATCTCTAAGATTGCTTGGATCTTATCAGGATTGGCTCCAATACTCCGTCGGGATACCATGAAGCCAAGGAATTTTCCTGACAATACCCCAAACGCACATTTGCTGGGGTTAAGCTTCATTCCGTAGAGGCGAAGAGTCCCAAATGTTCCCCAAGATCACTTAGGTGGTgatcctcttcttctcttttcacCAACATGTCGTCTATGTATACCTCAATGTTCCGTCCAATCTGCTTAATACAAaaggcatgaccttgtagcaaaaaaggccttggaTAGTGACGAACGACGTCTTCTCTTGGTCTGATTCCTCAAGCTTGATCTGATTGTATCAagagaaagcatccatgaagcttaacaACTTATGTCCAACGGTCGAATCCACAAGAAGATCGATCCGCAGAAGGGGGTAGCTATCCTTTAGGCAGGCTTTATTTAGGTCAGTGAAGtttacacacattctccacttcccatttgttTTTTTACCATAACCACGTTGGCCAACCAATCGGGGTAGTAGAATTCTCTAACGAAGCCTACATCCAACAGTTTATGGACCTCTTCAGCTATGGCATTGTCCCTATCTTAGGCGGAGACCTATTTTCTTTGGCAGACAGGTGGAAAGGGATAATGATGCTTGGGTCGATCCCGAGCATATCTTCATGACTCTAAATGAAGATGTCCAAGTTTTTTCATAGGAAAAGATCAACTCATCTCGAATCAAAGGGTTGGCTTGTGTGCCAATGCGAGTAACCCAATGTGAGTGCCCTTTGTCCAGGGAAATGGTCTCTAATGCCTCTATCGGCTCTACATTCACTCGTCGCTCTTCAATCTTCATGGTAGTTACTTGTTCGTCCATCTCCAGCATGGCCACATAGCATTCGCGAGCTGCCACCTGATCTCATCGGGCCTCTTCTATCCCATACTTCGTCGAGAACTTCAATAGAAGGTGATATGTAGAGGTGGCTGCCCTCCATGCATTAAGCGTCAGTCGCCCTATGATAGCATTGTAGGCTGACGAGCAATCTACTACCAAGAAAGTGACATCCCTTATGATCTGCTGAGGATAGGTGTCGATGGTAACTGACAATATGACAAATCCAACGGGTATGACCTTTGTTCCACCAAAGCCCACTAGCGAGGCATCCGCTAGTGTAAGTCATTCCCGACTAATCCTTATCTGTTGGAAGGCTGGATAATAGAAGATGTCAGCTGAGCTTCCGTTGTCCACCAAGACCCGTCGAGTATTGAAGTTTGCAATGGTTAGATTGAtcaccaaggcatcatcatagGGGTGATGGATCCGTTGAGCATCCTGCTTAGTGAAACTGATCACCGGGTTGTCCATCCGAGAAAGCTTAGGCGGATGACCGGTGAGTTAGACATTCTGCACCATTCGTAGGTATATCTTCCTTGCTTTCTTCAAAGATCTGATCGTGTGCCTCCCCCGATGATCACTCTTATCTCTCCAAGTAAGGCCCTAGATTGCTCCTCAGCTCATCGGTCTAGTTCTTAGTCCCTTGGCGGGTTTTCTCCTACTCTTTCATGTCCTACGAACCGTTGCAATTTTCCTTGCCTAATGAAGGCTTCTATCTGTTACTTTAGGTCGTAGAAATCAGAGGTGTCATGTCCATGGTCGCGGTGGAAGCGGCAATACTTATTCCTTGGTCTTTTGTTCGAGTCGCCTTTTAGTTTACCAGGCCATGCCAAAGAGGGGTCGTCCCTGATCTGCATCAGGACCTGATCATGTAGGGCGTTGAACGGAGTGAAGTTGGCCATTCGCCCTGGTGAAGGTCTTAACCTTCGTTCGTCCCTTGTGTCACCTGTCTTGGCTACCTTCCTTCCCTTGTCCGGCTGAGGATTGTCATGTTTCTCTCGCTTCTTCGGTCCACCCCCTCTGGCAATCACGGCATCCTCAGCATTCATATACTTCGTGGCTCGATTTAACATGTCAACCATGGTCTTAGGGTCATTCTTGTAAGCTGAGAACAAGAACTTTCCAAATTGGAGTCCGCTGGTGAAGGCCGTGACCAAAACCTTATCGTCGGCTTCATCAATCAGTAATGCCTCCTTGTGGAACCGAGTGACATATGACCTCAAGCTCTCGTCGTCCCACTGCTTGATGTTTAGGAGGCTGGTCGAGGATCTCTTGTATCCCTGACCTCCAATGAAGTGTGCGACGAAAAGCCAACTTAATTCCTTGAAGTTTGAGAAGATATTGAGAGCTATCTTGCTAAACCATACTCGTGCTGGTCctttaagtgtggtagggaaggctctgcacataatctcgtctaGAATCCCTTGTAAATGCATGAGGGTTTTGAATGATTCCAGGTGGTCGAGGGGGTCCCTCGATCCGTCGTGGGCTTCTACTTGAGGCATTTTGAATTTGGCTGGAAGGGGGAAAGATGTGACTAGTGTAGTGAAAGGAAAGTCGATACGATGGACTAGTTCGTCGAAGCTAGTGGACACTCGATCCTTCAGGGCATTCATCATCATATCCATCTTCTctttcatcatctgcatctttTGCGCCATGTGCAATGCGCCGACCTCCAACTCGGAAGGACGACTGGTATCCTGCTGATCTCGCCTACTAATGGCATTGCTTTCCTCCTGGTCGTCCCTCTCCTGATGGTCATTTGTCAAGGGACGGTCGTTGTCACTTTCGTCCCTGTTCTACCCGTTGTCCTGATCATTCGACTCCTGATCGTTCTACTGCTCCAGTTGTTGTTCGAACTCGGGGTTCCGTTGAGTGAGTCGTTCAATGGCTACGACCAGGGTTTGCACTTGCCTTTCCAATGCATTGGGCGAGTTCCCGATCTCTTGGTTGGTGGTGGCCATTGGTCGCGTCTGGACCATACAACTCTTTGTCTTTGAAACAGCGATGCGGCTTATCACTCATCCCCACAGACAACgccaattgatgatgcaaaaaaatcATCAGTGAGTTGATCGTCCACGCACGTGCCAAAGGGCACCGATGGGGTAATGGTCGTCCCCCTAGGACGGATCGTCCCTCTGGGACCGATCGCCCTTCTGGGACCG comes from Castanea sativa cultivar Marrone di Chiusa Pesio chromosome 3, ASM4071231v1 and encodes:
- the LOC142628939 gene encoding uncharacterized protein LOC142628939 yields the protein MAQKMQMMKEKMDMMMNALKDRVSTSFDELVHRIDFPFTTLVTSFPLPAKFKMPQVEAHDGSRDPLDHLESFKTLMHLQGILDEIMCRAFPTTLKGPARVWFSKIALNIFSNFKELSWLFVAHFIGGQGYKRSSTSLLNIKQWDDESLRSYVTRFHKEALLIDEADDKVLVTAFTSGLQFGKFLFSAYKNDPKTMVDMLNRATKYMNAEDAVIARGGGPKKREKHDNPQPDKGRKVAKTGDTRDERRLRPSPGRMANFTPFNALHDQVLMQIRDDPSLAWPGKLKGDSNKRPRNKYCRFHRDHGHDTSDFYDLK